A single genomic interval of Hevea brasiliensis isolate MT/VB/25A 57/8 chromosome 4, ASM3005281v1, whole genome shotgun sequence harbors:
- the LOC110672738 gene encoding uncharacterized protein LOC110672738, whose protein sequence is MPLSICEKLKVGKLKATTISLQLADRSIKYPVGILENMPLKVGKFFIPIDFVVLEIEEDIHIPIILERPFLATAGAIINVKNGRLILKVREEEVNFNLNQALKKHHEVDPCLRMDVIDEIVEEEFRKRYPKDPLENYLVHSRITKDENPEVTAFAEILKATQEVVGDQVLQVEELKHKVAQPPLLDEKEAPQVDLKPLPSILRLMVIFKQMCMLN, encoded by the exons ATGCCACTCTCCATTTGTGAAAAGTTGAAGGTTGGAAAATTGAaggcaacaactatttctttgcaACTAGCTGATAGATCTATCAAATATCCAGTAGGAATTTTGGAGAATATGCCCTTAAAAGTTGGGAAATTTTTCATTCCTATAGATTTTGTGGTTCTTGAAATTGAAGAGGATATTCACATACCTATCATTTTAGAAAGGCCATTTTTAGCCACAGCAGGGGCTATAATTAATGTGAAGAATGGTAGATTGATATTAAAAGTTAGAGAAGAGGAGGTGAATTTTAatttgaatcaagctttgaagaaACATCATGAAGTTGACCCTTGTTTAAGGATGGatgttattgatgagattgtggaaGAAGAATTTAGGAAAAGATATCCTAAGGACCCTTTGGAGAATTATTTGGTACATAGTAGAATAACAAAGGATGAAAATCCTGAAGTTACAGcttttgctgaaattttgaaggCTACTCAAGAAGTTGTAGGAGATCAAGTTTTGCAAGTTGAAGAGTTGAAACATAAAGTTGCACAACCACctttgctagatgagaaggaAGCACCACAAGTAGACCTCAAGCCACTTCCATCTATATTAAG ATTAATGGTGATTTTTAAGCAAATGTGCATGCTGAATTGA